In Mycobacterium stomatepiae, the following are encoded in one genomic region:
- a CDS encoding acyl-CoA carboxylase subunit beta: MTDAAPGPAPIVHSTAEKLAELNARLELAKEPGGEKAAAKRDAKGIPSARSRIHSLVDPGTFLEVGALAKTPNDPNALYGDGCITGHAMIDGRPVGVFSHDQTVFQGTVGEMFGRKVARLMEWCAMVGCPIIGIQDSGGARIQDAVTSLAWYAELGRRHEALSGVVPQISLIFGKCAGGAVYSPIQDDLLVAVRDQGYFFVTGPDVIKEVTGEEITLDELGGADIQARYGNIHHVVDTEAEAFQYVRDFLSFLPSNVFDKPPIVNPGLEPEITPTDLELDTIIPDNDNAAYDMHEILLRIFDDGDFLEVAAQQGPAIITGFARVDGRPVGVIANQPMHLAGSIDNEASDKATRFIRFCDIFELPLIFVVDTPGFLPGAEQEKNGIIKRGGRFLSAVVEADVPKVTITVRKSYGGAYAVMGSRQLTADFNFAWPTARIAVIGAEGAAQLLMKRFPDPTTPEAQQIKKDFIEGYNLNMAIPWTAAERGFIDAVIDPHQTRLLIRKSLHLLRDKQIWFRVGRKHSLQPL; the protein is encoded by the coding sequence GTGACGGATGCAGCGCCTGGGCCGGCCCCTATCGTCCACTCCACCGCCGAGAAGCTGGCCGAGCTCAACGCTCGACTGGAACTGGCCAAGGAACCCGGCGGCGAGAAGGCCGCCGCCAAGCGCGACGCGAAGGGCATCCCCAGCGCCCGGTCCCGCATCCACTCACTGGTCGATCCGGGCACCTTCCTGGAGGTGGGGGCACTCGCCAAGACGCCGAACGACCCGAACGCGCTCTACGGCGACGGCTGCATCACCGGCCACGCGATGATCGACGGCCGGCCGGTCGGGGTGTTCTCCCACGACCAGACCGTGTTCCAGGGCACCGTCGGGGAGATGTTCGGCCGCAAGGTGGCCCGGCTGATGGAGTGGTGCGCGATGGTCGGCTGCCCGATCATCGGGATCCAGGACTCCGGCGGCGCCCGCATCCAGGACGCGGTCACGTCACTGGCCTGGTATGCCGAGCTTGGCCGCCGCCACGAAGCGCTGTCCGGGGTGGTGCCCCAGATCTCCCTCATCTTCGGCAAATGCGCCGGCGGAGCGGTCTATTCGCCGATCCAGGACGATCTGCTTGTTGCGGTGCGCGACCAGGGCTACTTCTTCGTCACCGGGCCCGACGTGATCAAGGAGGTCACCGGCGAAGAGATCACGCTCGACGAGCTGGGCGGCGCCGACATCCAGGCCCGCTACGGCAACATCCATCACGTTGTCGACACCGAGGCCGAGGCATTCCAGTACGTCCGCGACTTCCTGTCGTTCCTGCCGTCCAACGTCTTCGACAAACCGCCGATCGTCAATCCCGGGCTCGAGCCCGAGATCACTCCGACCGATCTCGAACTCGACACGATCATCCCGGACAACGACAACGCGGCCTACGACATGCACGAGATCCTGCTGCGGATCTTCGACGACGGCGATTTTCTCGAAGTCGCCGCGCAGCAGGGGCCGGCGATCATCACCGGGTTCGCCCGGGTCGACGGTCGCCCGGTCGGCGTGATCGCGAACCAGCCGATGCACCTGGCCGGGTCGATCGACAATGAGGCCTCCGACAAGGCCACCCGGTTCATCCGATTCTGCGACATCTTCGAGTTGCCGCTGATCTTCGTCGTCGACACGCCCGGCTTCCTGCCAGGGGCCGAGCAGGAGAAGAACGGCATCATCAAGCGCGGTGGCCGGTTCCTCTCCGCGGTCGTGGAGGCCGACGTACCGAAGGTGACGATCACGGTCCGCAAGTCCTACGGCGGTGCCTACGCCGTGATGGGATCGCGGCAGCTGACCGCCGACTTCAACTTCGCCTGGCCCACCGCACGCATCGCGGTGATCGGCGCCGAGGGCGCCGCCCAGCTGCTGATGAAGCGGTTCCCAGACCCGACGACGCCCGAGGCGCAGCAGATCAAGAAGGACTTCATCGAGGGCTACAACCTCAACATGGCGATTCCGTGGACGGCCGCCGAGCGTGGCTTCATCGATGCGGTTATCGATCCGCACCAGACCCGGCTGCTGATCCGCAAGTCGCTACATCTGTTGCGGGACAAGCAGATCTGGTTCCGCGTCGGACGTAAACACAGCCTGCAACCGCTCTAA
- the pks13 gene encoding polyketide synthase Pks13 (Pks13 is a key enzyme in mycolic acid biosynthesis.), with amino-acid sequence MADTESDLPENAENTLDSAGEVAPGGTTPAKKTDLTVPEMRQWLRNWVGRAVGQSPDAIDESIPMVELGLSSRDAVAMAADIEDLTGVTLSVAVAFQHPTIESLATRTIEGEPELPDDGLDGADWTRPGPAERVDIAIVGLSTRLPGDMNSPDETWQALMEGRDAITDLPEGRWSEFLEEPRLAERIANARTKGGYLKDIKGFDSEFFAVAKTEADNIDPQQRMALEMTWEALEHARIPASSLRGEAVGVYVGFTNADYGFLAISDPTLAHPYAITGNSHAIIANRVSYFYDFRGPSVAVDTACSSSLVATHQAVQALRNGECDVAVAGGVNALITPAVTLGFDEIGAVLAPDGRIKSFSADADGYTRSEGAGMVVLKRVDDARRDGDQILAVIAGSAINHDGRSNGLIAPNQDAQAEVLRRAYKDAGIDPRNVDYIEAHGTGTILGDPIEAEALGRVVGRGRPADRPALLGAIKTNIGHLESAAGIASMAKVVLALQYNKLPPSINFAGPSPYIDFDAMRLKFVDTATDWPRYGGYAVAGVSSFGFGGANAHLVLREVLPRDYYERPTAPELTPPAQGDQAEAPTGDAHSLRFDDFGNIITDEFVFDDAEPDLPGLTEEALALKEAALEELAAQQEAEPTKPLIPLAVSAFLTSRKKAAAAELADWMESPEGQASSLESIGRSLSRRNHGRSRAVVLAHDHEEAVKGLRAVAEGKQRPGVFSVDGPVTNGPVWVLAGFGAQHRKMGKNLYLRDAVFAEWIEKVDALVQDELGYSVLELILDDSQDYGIETTQVTIFAIQIALGELLKHHGAKPAAVVGQSLGEAASAYFAGGLSLRDATRAICSRSHLMGEGESMLFGEFIRLMALVEYSADEIKTVFSDFPDLEVCVYAAPTQTVIGGPPEQVDAIIARAESEGKFARKFQTKGASHTSQMDPLLGELAAELQGIKPMSPTAGIYSTVHEGSYVKPGADPIHDVEYWKKGLRHSVYFTHGIRNAVDSGHTTFLELAPNPVALMQVGLTTASAGLHDAQLIPTLARKQDEVESIVSTLAQLYVYGHDLDIRTMFSRAHGPQDYAHIPPTRFKRKEHWLDAHFSGDSSILMPGNHVALPDGRHVWEYAPREKTDLAALVQSAAATVLPDAQLSASEQRAVPGLGARLVTTMTRHPGGASVQVHARIDESFTLVYDALLTRGGSASVLPAAVGAGTAISGTAVVDTGAAPVGETLEEDGAETLGDSLTTRYMPAGFTKWSPESGETIAERLGAIVAAAMGYDVEDLPWEVPLIELGLDSLMAVRIKNRVEYDFDLPPIQLTAVRDANLYNVEKLIEYAIEHRDEVEQLHEVQKTQTADEIARAQAEILSGATPESVIAEAETPAPPPSEAPLPPPPTDPSGPTGNGSGNGVAPNLAGAAEALNSEAVAKALNSDVPPRDAAERVTFATWAIVTGKSPGGIFNPLPKLDDASAAKMAERLSERAEGPITAEDVLTSENIEALAEKVRQYLEAGVVDGFVRTLRARPEGSDKAPVFVFHPAGGSTVVYEPLLSQLPADTPMYGLERVEGTIEERAAQYVPKLIEMQGDGPYILAGWSLGGVLAYACAIGLKKMGKDVAWVGLIDAVRAGEEVPQTKEEVRKRWDRYARFAEKTFQVTIPAIPYEQLEELDDEGQIRFVLEAVSQSGVQIPAGIIEHQRTSYLDNRAIDTAEIQPYDGHVTLYMADRYHDDAIMFEPRYAVRKPDGGWGEYVADLEVVPIGGEHIQAIDEPIIAKVGAHMTQALNTVEAEHRRTSEVGNK; translated from the coding sequence ATGGCTGACACAGAATCTGACCTGCCGGAAAACGCTGAAAACACTCTCGACAGCGCCGGCGAAGTTGCGCCTGGTGGGACCACGCCCGCCAAGAAGACCGACCTGACGGTCCCCGAGATGCGGCAATGGCTGCGCAACTGGGTGGGCCGGGCCGTCGGGCAATCGCCCGACGCGATCGACGAGTCGATTCCGATGGTGGAGCTGGGCCTGTCCTCGCGTGACGCGGTGGCGATGGCCGCCGACATCGAGGACCTGACCGGGGTCACGCTGTCGGTCGCGGTGGCGTTCCAGCATCCGACCATCGAATCGCTGGCGACTCGCACCATCGAGGGCGAACCCGAACTCCCCGACGACGGCCTCGACGGCGCCGACTGGACGCGCCCCGGCCCGGCCGAGCGCGTCGACATCGCGATCGTCGGGTTGTCCACTCGGCTGCCTGGCGACATGAACAGCCCGGACGAAACCTGGCAGGCACTGATGGAGGGTCGCGACGCCATCACCGACCTGCCCGAAGGTCGTTGGTCGGAGTTCCTCGAAGAACCCCGGCTTGCCGAGCGCATCGCAAATGCCCGCACCAAGGGCGGCTACCTGAAGGACATCAAGGGCTTCGACTCCGAGTTCTTCGCGGTCGCCAAGACCGAGGCCGACAACATCGACCCGCAGCAGCGGATGGCGCTGGAAATGACGTGGGAGGCGCTCGAGCACGCCCGCATCCCGGCGTCCAGCCTGCGCGGCGAGGCGGTCGGCGTCTACGTGGGCTTCACCAACGCCGACTACGGCTTCCTGGCCATCTCGGACCCGACCCTGGCGCACCCCTATGCGATCACCGGGAACTCGCACGCGATCATTGCCAACCGGGTGTCGTACTTCTACGACTTTCGCGGCCCCTCAGTCGCCGTCGACACCGCCTGCTCGAGTTCGTTGGTGGCGACGCATCAAGCGGTGCAGGCGTTGCGCAACGGCGAGTGCGATGTCGCGGTGGCCGGTGGTGTCAACGCGCTGATCACTCCCGCGGTGACGCTCGGTTTCGACGAGATCGGCGCGGTGCTGGCACCCGACGGCCGGATCAAGTCCTTCTCGGCCGACGCCGACGGCTACACCCGCTCCGAGGGCGCCGGCATGGTGGTGCTCAAGCGGGTGGACGACGCCCGCCGCGACGGTGACCAGATCCTGGCCGTCATCGCCGGTAGCGCCATCAACCACGACGGCCGGTCCAACGGCCTGATCGCGCCCAACCAGGATGCGCAGGCCGAGGTGCTGCGCCGGGCGTACAAGGACGCCGGAATCGACCCGCGCAACGTCGACTACATCGAGGCGCACGGCACCGGCACCATCCTCGGTGACCCGATCGAGGCCGAGGCGCTGGGTCGGGTGGTCGGCCGGGGCCGACCGGCCGATCGGCCGGCGCTGCTGGGCGCGATCAAGACCAACATCGGTCACTTGGAGTCGGCGGCCGGCATCGCCAGCATGGCCAAGGTGGTGCTGGCGCTGCAGTACAACAAGCTGCCGCCGTCGATCAACTTCGCCGGGCCCAGCCCATACATCGATTTCGACGCTATGCGTCTGAAATTCGTTGACACCGCGACGGATTGGCCGCGCTACGGCGGCTACGCGGTGGCCGGGGTGTCGAGTTTCGGCTTCGGCGGGGCCAACGCGCACCTGGTGCTGCGCGAGGTGTTGCCGCGTGACTACTACGAGCGCCCAACCGCGCCCGAGCTAACCCCGCCCGCCCAGGGCGATCAGGCCGAGGCGCCCACGGGTGACGCCCACTCGCTGCGGTTCGACGATTTCGGCAACATCATCACCGACGAGTTCGTGTTCGACGACGCCGAGCCCGACCTGCCGGGGCTGACCGAAGAGGCGCTGGCTCTCAAAGAGGCGGCGTTGGAAGAGCTCGCCGCGCAGCAGGAGGCCGAGCCCACCAAACCTCTGATCCCGCTTGCGGTCTCGGCGTTCCTGACCTCACGTAAGAAGGCCGCGGCCGCCGAACTGGCGGACTGGATGGAAAGCCCTGAGGGGCAGGCGTCGTCGCTGGAGTCGATCGGGCGGTCGCTGTCGCGGCGCAACCACGGCCGTTCCCGCGCGGTGGTGCTGGCCCACGACCACGAGGAGGCCGTCAAGGGCTTGCGCGCGGTCGCCGAGGGCAAGCAGCGCCCAGGTGTGTTCAGCGTCGACGGGCCGGTGACCAACGGCCCGGTGTGGGTGCTCGCCGGGTTCGGCGCGCAGCACCGCAAGATGGGCAAGAACCTGTACCTGCGGGACGCGGTCTTCGCCGAGTGGATCGAGAAGGTCGACGCCCTGGTGCAAGACGAGCTGGGCTACTCGGTGCTCGAGCTGATCCTCGACGATTCGCAGGACTACGGCATCGAGACCACTCAGGTCACCATCTTCGCGATCCAGATAGCGCTGGGCGAGCTGCTCAAGCATCACGGCGCCAAGCCCGCCGCGGTGGTCGGGCAGTCGCTGGGTGAGGCCGCGTCGGCCTACTTCGCCGGCGGCCTGTCGTTGCGCGACGCCACCCGGGCGATCTGCTCGCGCTCGCACCTGATGGGCGAGGGCGAGTCGATGCTGTTCGGCGAGTTCATCCGGCTGATGGCGCTGGTGGAGTACTCCGCCGACGAGATCAAGACGGTGTTCTCCGACTTCCCCGACCTGGAGGTGTGCGTCTACGCCGCACCGACCCAGACCGTCATCGGTGGCCCGCCCGAGCAGGTGGACGCGATCATCGCCCGGGCGGAATCCGAGGGCAAGTTCGCGCGCAAGTTCCAGACCAAGGGTGCCAGCCACACCTCGCAGATGGACCCGCTGCTTGGCGAGCTGGCCGCGGAGCTGCAGGGCATCAAGCCGATGAGCCCGACGGCCGGGATCTACTCGACGGTGCACGAGGGCAGCTACGTCAAGCCCGGCGCCGACCCGATCCACGACGTCGAGTACTGGAAGAAGGGGCTGCGCCACAGCGTCTACTTCACCCACGGCATCCGCAACGCCGTCGACAGCGGGCACACCACGTTCCTGGAGCTGGCGCCCAACCCGGTGGCACTGATGCAGGTGGGGCTGACCACGGCGTCGGCCGGCCTGCATGACGCGCAGCTGATCCCGACGCTGGCCCGCAAGCAGGACGAGGTCGAGTCGATCGTCTCGACGCTGGCGCAGCTCTACGTCTACGGACACGACCTGGACATCCGGACCATGTTCAGCCGCGCCCACGGGCCCCAGGACTACGCCCACATTCCGCCGACCCGGTTCAAGCGCAAAGAGCACTGGCTCGATGCGCACTTCTCCGGCGACAGCTCAATCCTGATGCCCGGCAACCATGTTGCGCTGCCGGACGGCCGGCACGTGTGGGAATACGCGCCGCGGGAGAAGACCGACCTCGCGGCGTTGGTGCAGTCCGCCGCGGCAACGGTATTGCCGGACGCGCAGCTGTCGGCCTCGGAGCAGCGGGCGGTACCCGGCCTGGGTGCCCGGTTGGTGACGACGATGACGCGGCACCCTGGTGGGGCGTCGGTTCAGGTGCACGCCCGCATCGACGAGTCGTTCACGCTGGTCTACGACGCGCTGCTGACCCGAGGTGGTTCCGCTTCGGTGCTGCCGGCCGCGGTCGGCGCCGGCACGGCGATCTCGGGGACGGCCGTCGTCGACACCGGCGCCGCCCCTGTCGGGGAGACCCTCGAAGAAGACGGTGCCGAAACCCTCGGCGACAGTCTGACCACTCGCTACATGCCGGCCGGCTTCACCAAGTGGTCACCGGAGTCGGGCGAGACGATCGCCGAGCGACTCGGCGCGATCGTCGCGGCGGCCATGGGTTATGACGTCGAGGACCTGCCGTGGGAGGTGCCGCTGATCGAGCTGGGCCTCGACTCGCTGATGGCGGTGCGGATCAAGAACCGCGTCGAGTACGACTTCGACCTGCCGCCAATCCAATTGACGGCGGTACGCGACGCGAACCTCTACAACGTCGAGAAGCTGATCGAGTACGCGATCGAGCACCGCGACGAGGTCGAGCAGCTGCACGAAGTCCAGAAGACCCAGACGGCCGACGAGATCGCCCGGGCGCAGGCCGAAATACTCAGTGGCGCAACGCCCGAATCCGTGATCGCCGAGGCCGAGACGCCGGCCCCGCCGCCGTCGGAGGCACCGCTTCCGCCGCCGCCGACGGATCCGTCCGGTCCGACCGGCAATGGCTCGGGCAACGGCGTCGCGCCGAATCTGGCCGGGGCGGCCGAGGCGCTGAACTCCGAGGCCGTCGCCAAGGCACTCAACTCCGACGTGCCGCCGCGGGATGCCGCCGAGCGGGTCACCTTCGCGACCTGGGCGATTGTCACGGGTAAGTCCCCGGGCGGCATTTTCAACCCGCTGCCCAAGCTGGACGACGCCAGCGCCGCCAAGATGGCCGAGCGGCTTTCCGAGCGCGCCGAGGGTCCGATCACCGCCGAGGACGTGCTGACCTCGGAGAACATCGAGGCGCTGGCCGAGAAGGTCCGCCAGTACCTCGAAGCCGGCGTGGTTGACGGGTTCGTCCGCACGCTGCGGGCCCGTCCCGAGGGCTCCGACAAGGCGCCGGTGTTCGTCTTCCATCCGGCCGGCGGCTCGACCGTGGTGTACGAACCGCTGCTCAGCCAGCTGCCCGCGGACACTCCGATGTACGGCCTGGAGCGCGTCGAGGGCACGATCGAAGAGCGTGCGGCGCAATACGTTCCGAAGCTGATCGAGATGCAGGGCGACGGGCCCTACATCCTTGCCGGGTGGTCGCTGGGCGGGGTGCTGGCCTACGCCTGCGCGATCGGGCTCAAGAAGATGGGCAAGGACGTCGCCTGGGTGGGCCTGATCGACGCGGTGCGCGCCGGTGAAGAGGTCCCGCAGACCAAGGAAGAGGTCCGCAAGCGCTGGGACCGTTACGCCCGCTTCGCCGAGAAGACCTTCCAGGTCACCATTCCGGCGATCCCGTACGAGCAGCTCGAGGAGCTCGACGACGAGGGCCAGATCCGGTTCGTGTTGGAGGCCGTCAGCCAGAGCGGCGTGCAGATCCCGGCCGGGATCATCGAGCACCAGCGCACGTCGTACCTGGACAACCGGGCGATCGACACCGCCGAGATCCAGCCTTACGACGGGCATGTGACCCTCTATATGGCCGATCGCTACCATGACGACGCGATCATGTTCGAGCCGCGGTACGCCGTTCGTAAGCCGGACGGTGGTTGGGGCGAGTATGTCGCCGACCTCGAGGTCGTGCCGATCGGTGGCGAGCACATCCAGGCCATCGACGAGCCGATCATCGCCAAGGTCGGCGCGCATATGACCCAGGCGCTGAACACGGTCGAGGCAGAGCACCGCCGGACAAGTGAGGTAGGCAACAAGTAG
- a CDS encoding arabinosyltransferase domain-containing protein has translation MSVVLDRPAEAAARDDIRVTRWVATIAGLIGFVLSVATPLLPVVQTTAMLNWPQNGDGHDQLNSVTAPLISLSPVDVTATVPCDVVRGLPPEGGVVLSTAPKKGKDAALNALFVVANAKRVDVTDRNVVIASASREQAESDQCQRIEITSTRAGTFATFVGLTDPAGKPLGGGFNDPNLRPQIVGVFTDLTGPAPPGLKFSSTIDTRFSTTPTTLKLLAMVGAILSTIVSLIALWRLDQLDGHRMHRLIPTRWKKFTLADATVIFGFLLWHVIGANSSDDGYILGMARVADRAGYMSNYFRWFGSPEDPFGWYYNLLALMTHVSDASLWMRLPDLIAGLVCWLLLSREVLPRLGPAVTSSTAANWAAGLVLLTAWMPFDNGLRPEPIIAVGSLITYVLIERSMCASRLTPAALAVITAAFTLGVQPTGLIAVAALVAGGRPVLRILVKRHRLVGTWPLVAPILAAGFVILTVVFADQTLSTVLEATRIRTDIGPSQAWYTENLRYYYLILPTVDGSLSRRFGFLITALCLFTALFIMLRRKRVPGVARGPAWRLIGVIFGTMFFLMFTPTKWVHHFGLFAAVGAAMAALTTVLVSPKVLHWSRNRMAFLAALMFVLALCFATTNGWWYVSSYGVPFNSSMPKVGGISISTIFFAFFAITAVYAAWLHFADPSHGEGRLARALTAAPIPLAAGFMALVFVASMTAGIVRQYPTYSNAWDNLREFSGGCGLADDVLVEPDSNAGFMTPYPGSYGPLGALGGLDPTGFSANGVPERTLAEAVRETAVPQPGTDYDWYGPTKLTAPGINGSLLPLPYGLDPARVPVAGSYTSGPQQQSRLTSAWYQLPKPDDGHPLVVVTAAGAIAGNSILHHHTGGQTVELEFGKPGPDGAVLPAGRLVPYDLYGEQPKVWRNLRFARSQAPSDSIAVRVVAEDLSLTPDDWIAVTPPRVPELRSLQEYVGSTQPVLMDWAVGLAFPCQQPMLHVNGVTEIPKFRITPDYNAKKQDTDTWQDGVNGGLLGITDLLLRAHVMSTYLSHDWGRDWGSLRRFETIADAQPAQLDLGTATRTGWWSPGQIRIKP, from the coding sequence ATGAGCGTCGTCCTCGACAGGCCCGCCGAAGCCGCCGCCCGTGACGACATCCGGGTGACCCGGTGGGTCGCCACGATCGCCGGATTGATCGGCTTCGTGTTGTCGGTCGCGACACCGCTGCTGCCCGTCGTGCAGACCACCGCGATGCTGAACTGGCCCCAAAACGGGGATGGGCACGACCAGCTGAATAGCGTTACGGCTCCGCTGATTTCACTGAGCCCGGTCGACGTGACGGCCACCGTGCCGTGCGACGTGGTGCGCGGCCTGCCGCCCGAGGGCGGCGTGGTGCTGAGCACCGCACCTAAGAAGGGGAAGGACGCGGCGCTCAACGCGCTGTTCGTCGTCGCCAACGCCAAGCGCGTCGACGTCACCGACCGCAACGTGGTGATCGCCAGTGCGTCGCGCGAGCAAGCCGAGTCCGATCAGTGCCAGCGCATCGAGATAACCTCCACGCGCGCAGGCACTTTCGCCACCTTCGTCGGGCTGACCGACCCGGCCGGCAAGCCGCTCGGCGGCGGATTCAACGACCCTAACCTGCGCCCGCAGATCGTCGGGGTCTTTACCGATCTGACCGGCCCCGCGCCGCCGGGGCTGAAGTTCTCGTCGACCATCGACACCCGGTTCTCCACCACCCCAACGACACTGAAGCTGCTGGCGATGGTCGGCGCGATCCTGTCGACGATCGTCTCGCTGATCGCGCTGTGGCGACTGGACCAGCTGGACGGTCACCGGATGCACCGGCTGATCCCGACTCGCTGGAAGAAATTCACCCTCGCCGACGCCACGGTGATCTTCGGCTTCCTGCTGTGGCATGTGATCGGGGCGAACTCCTCGGACGACGGCTACATCCTGGGCATGGCCCGGGTCGCCGATCGCGCCGGCTACATGTCCAATTACTTCCGCTGGTTCGGCAGCCCGGAAGACCCGTTTGGTTGGTACTACAACTTGCTGGCGCTGATGACCCACGTCAGCGATGCCAGCCTGTGGATGCGACTGCCCGACTTGATCGCCGGGCTGGTGTGCTGGCTGTTGCTCTCGCGTGAGGTGCTGCCCCGGTTGGGGCCCGCGGTGACGTCGAGCACGGCCGCGAACTGGGCGGCGGGCCTGGTGCTGCTGACCGCGTGGATGCCGTTCGACAACGGGCTGCGGCCCGAGCCGATCATCGCGGTCGGTTCGCTGATCACCTACGTGCTGATCGAGCGCTCGATGTGCGCGTCTCGGCTGACCCCGGCGGCGCTCGCGGTGATCACCGCGGCCTTCACGCTGGGCGTGCAGCCCACCGGTCTGATCGCGGTGGCCGCGCTCGTGGCCGGTGGACGTCCGGTCCTGCGCATTCTGGTCAAGCGACATCGCCTGGTCGGCACCTGGCCGCTGGTGGCCCCGATCCTGGCCGCCGGCTTCGTGATCCTCACTGTGGTATTCGCCGACCAAACGCTGTCAACGGTGTTGGAAGCCACCAGGATTCGCACAGACATCGGGCCCAGCCAGGCCTGGTACACCGAGAACTTGCGCTACTACTACCTGATCCTGCCCACCGTCGACGGTTCGCTGTCGCGCCGGTTCGGGTTTTTGATCACCGCGCTGTGCTTGTTCACCGCGTTGTTCATCATGTTGCGGCGCAAGCGCGTTCCCGGCGTCGCCCGCGGCCCGGCCTGGCGGTTGATCGGTGTCATCTTCGGCACCATGTTCTTCCTGATGTTCACCCCGACCAAGTGGGTGCACCACTTCGGGCTGTTCGCCGCGGTGGGCGCGGCGATGGCGGCGCTGACGACGGTGCTGGTGTCGCCGAAGGTGCTGCACTGGTCGCGTAACCGGATGGCGTTCCTGGCGGCGCTGATGTTCGTGCTGGCACTGTGTTTCGCCACCACCAACGGTTGGTGGTACGTCTCGAGCTATGGCGTGCCGTTCAACAGCAGCATGCCGAAGGTCGGCGGAATCTCAATCAGCACAATCTTTTTCGCCTTCTTCGCGATCACCGCGGTGTACGCGGCCTGGTTGCATTTCGCCGACCCGAGCCATGGCGAGGGCCGGCTGGCGCGAGCGCTGACGGCGGCACCGATACCGCTCGCGGCCGGCTTCATGGCGCTGGTGTTCGTGGCGTCGATGACGGCCGGCATCGTGCGCCAGTACCCCACCTACTCCAATGCCTGGGACAACCTGCGCGAGTTCAGCGGCGGCTGCGGGCTGGCCGACGACGTGCTCGTCGAGCCGGACAGCAACGCCGGCTTCATGACGCCATACCCCGGAAGCTATGGCCCGTTGGGCGCGCTAGGTGGTCTCGACCCCACCGGATTCAGCGCCAACGGCGTCCCGGAACGCACACTGGCCGAAGCGGTTCGGGAGACGGCAGTGCCGCAGCCCGGTACCGATTACGACTGGTACGGGCCGACCAAGCTGACGGCGCCGGGCATCAACGGCTCACTTCTGCCGTTGCCCTACGGGCTGGACCCCGCGCGGGTTCCGGTAGCCGGGAGCTACACCAGCGGCCCGCAACAGCAGAGCCGGCTCACCTCGGCGTGGTACCAGCTACCGAAGCCGGACGACGGGCACCCGCTGGTGGTAGTCACCGCGGCAGGCGCGATCGCCGGCAACAGCATCCTGCACCACCACACCGGCGGGCAGACCGTGGAATTGGAATTCGGCAAGCCCGGGCCCGATGGCGCCGTGCTCCCGGCCGGCCGGCTGGTGCCCTACGACCTCTACGGCGAGCAGCCGAAGGTGTGGCGTAACCTGCGCTTCGCGCGCTCCCAGGCGCCGTCCGACTCGATTGCGGTGCGGGTGGTGGCCGAGGATCTTTCGCTGACGCCGGACGATTGGATCGCGGTGACCCCGCCGCGGGTGCCGGAGCTGCGCTCGCTGCAGGAGTACGTCGGTTCGACGCAGCCGGTGCTGATGGACTGGGCGGTCGGGCTGGCGTTCCCCTGCCAGCAGCCGATGCTGCACGTCAACGGCGTCACCGAGATTCCGAAGTTCCGCATCACGCCGGACTACAACGCGAAGAAGCAGGACACCGACACCTGGCAGGACGGCGTCAACGGCGGCCTGCTGGGCATCACCGACTTGCTGCTGCGAGCCCACGTCATGTCGACCTACCTGTCCCACGACTGGGGCCGCGACTGGGGATCGCTGCGAAGGTTCGAAACCATCGCCGACGCCCAGCCCGCGCAGCTCGACCTGGGCACCGCGACCCGCACCGGATGGTGGTCGCCCGGCCAGATCCGGATCAAGCCATAA
- a CDS encoding FHA domain-containing protein, translated as MTAAAEHIPQRSSKIPAAPRIDADIDFDDSAAIAEAAVEDMRTVETGVAVLVVKRGPNAGTQFQLDKPVVSVGRHPASDVFLDDITVSRRHAEFRREDGTFHIVDLGSLNNTYLNREPVDSAALSEGDELQIGNFRLLFLVGTLAR; from the coding sequence ATGACCGCGGCAGCAGAACACATCCCGCAACGATCCAGCAAGATCCCCGCCGCGCCGCGCATCGACGCGGACATCGACTTCGACGACTCAGCGGCGATCGCGGAAGCAGCGGTTGAGGATATGCGAACGGTGGAAACCGGAGTGGCCGTGCTGGTGGTGAAGCGAGGTCCCAATGCCGGAACGCAGTTTCAACTGGATAAGCCCGTCGTTTCCGTGGGGAGGCATCCCGCCAGCGATGTCTTCCTCGACGACATCACGGTCAGCCGTAGACACGCCGAGTTCCGCAGGGAAGACGGCACGTTCCACATCGTTGATCTCGGCAGCCTCAACAACACCTATCTCAACCGTGAACCCGTCGACTCGGCGGCGCTCAGCGAAGGCGACGAGCTCCAGATCGGCAATTTCCGTTTACTCTTTCTCGTCGGCACTTTGGCGAGATGA
- a CDS encoding DUF1918 domain-containing protein: MKANVGDWLVIKGTTTELADQRGLITEVSGAEGAPPFVVRWLDSGHEATVFPGSDAVVVTAAEQRRSDEQVRERVAAMQAELTHRRGDD; encoded by the coding sequence ATGAAGGCCAACGTGGGTGACTGGCTCGTGATCAAGGGCACTACGACGGAGTTAGCGGATCAGCGAGGCTTGATCACCGAGGTGAGCGGGGCCGAGGGCGCGCCGCCATTTGTCGTGCGGTGGCTAGACAGTGGCCACGAGGCAACGGTGTTTCCGGGTTCGGATGCCGTCGTCGTCACTGCTGCCGAACAGCGGCGCTCCGACGAGCAGGTGCGTGAACGTGTCGCCGCCATGCAGGCGGAGCTGACGCATCGCCGTGGGGACGACTAG